In Spirochaetae bacterium HGW-Spirochaetae-1, the sequence TTGACACCCATCAGTCTTTCGGCGGAACGTATGAGAAGGCGGTATATAGAAAAACATCCCGATGTGGAATCCATTATTCTTACGGGAACACAGACAATCATCGAAGAGGTGAATGTCCTGAAGAATATTCTCAGCGAATTTACAAAATTTGCCAGACTTCCGGACATGAAGCGGGAATGGGTTATTCTTAAGCCGGTTATCGAGAACAGCGTCATGTTTTTCAGCGGTCATGAGAAAATCAGTTTTTCCGTAAGCGTTGATGAAGATGTTCCGCCCGTGTTTATCGACAAGGACCTGATCCGGCAGGCTCTGAACAATATAATTCAGAACGCTATTCAGGCCATGAACAATGAGGGCGCTATTGATATTCATGCGAAATGCACCCATGAAGGATTCAGTTCCATGGTCCTTGTAAGCGTATGTGACAACGGAACCGGTGTTAGTGAAGAGGACCTGATGAGGATATTTATGCCTGGCTTCACGCGGAAAAAATCGGGCACGGGTCTGGGGCTCTCCATTGTGGAAAAGATAATAATTGAGCACGGCGGAATTGTCTATTGCCGGCGCAACGAAGACAGGGGAACGACATTTTATATTGAACTGCCTGTGGATGCAGGCGAGGGAAGTTTTTATGGCAAGAATACTGATAGTAGATGATGAGAAAAATATTATAACCACTATAAGTTCCATCCTCCAGGATGAGGGACATACGGTTTATTCGAGTGAAAATAGCGGTGATGCCGTTAAGTTTCTCGGAAGTAACGAGGTGGACCTTATTATTCTCGATGTGTGGCTGCCCGATGCTGATGGAATGAACCTGTTGGAGAGTGCTAAAAAATTATACCCGGAAACAGCGGTTATCATGATATCGGGTCACGGTTCCATTGACATTGCGGTAAAGGCAACGCGAATGGGCGCCTTCGATTTTCTCGAGAAGCCGCCGACACTGGAGCGTGTTGTTACGTCGGTGAATAATGCCGTCGAGCAGGTTCGCCTCAGAAAAGAGAACCTGAAGCTCCGCAGGGAATTCCATATTGAAGATGAGATGGTAGGTCAGTCGGAAAAGATAATTGATATAAAAAAAGTCATAGAAACCGCTGCGAAAACAAATGCCCGTGTATTCATAACCGGTGAAAGCGGAACGGGAAAGGAGCTTATCGCCAGGGCCATTTATCAGCGTTCACGGCGATCTGATAAGCCTTTTATAAAAGTAAACTGCGCCGCGATTCCCGATGAACTGATTGAGAGCGAACTTTTCGGTCATGAAAAAGGGGCCTTCACGGGAGCCGTATCACGGCGCCTGGGGAAGTTTGAGCTTGCCAGCAACGGCACAATATTTCTTGATGAAGTGTGTGATATGAGCCTCTCTGCCCAGGCCAAGGTTCTCCGGGTCCTGCAGGAACAGCAATTTGAACGGGTGGGTGGGAATGAAACTATCACCGTTGATGTCCGGGTCATCTCGGGCACAAATATTGATGTGCGGCGGGCCATTGAAGAGGGAAAATTCAGGGAGGACCTCTATTATCGTCTCAATGTTATTCCTATCGAAGCTCCCACTCTTCTGGACAGGATGGAGGATGTGGAGGTACTGATGAATTATTTTCTGAAAAAGTTTTCCGAAGAACACGGCATGGGCTTAAAGGAGATTTCCGACGAGGGACTCAATGTGTTGCGGACACATACCTGGCCCGGGAATGTGAGGGAATTGAAAAATGTAATTGAAAGACTGGTTGTCATGGTCCCCGGAGAGGTCATCGGTGGAGATGATATACGGAAGCACATGGAATCGTATGATTACGATGATCTTGTCGTGAACGATATCTCGCCGCTTAAAAAGGCACGTGAGGGATTTGAAAAGGATTATATAATGGCGGCCCTGAAGAAAAACGGTAAAAACATTACCGGTACCGCCAGGGACCTGGGAATTGAACGAACGAACCTGCATCGTAAAATCAAGCAGTATAATATTAACATAGACAAGTTGTAATAATGGCAAGAAACTATTACAGTGAACTGACCTCTGTTCTAAAGGGTCAATACAGGAAAAGGCTTATGCCTCTTTTTCGCAGCGAGGAGGAGGTACTTTTTCTTCGGGATTGGCTCGAAAAGGATCAGGTGCCACTCAGGATGGAACCGGTGACGGGAAAAACCTATTCCCGAAGCAGTGATGAACTGCGGTCGCTCGTTGAATCGTGCGCGCTCTGCGGTGCCACGGAGGAAAGAAAATATGGTTATGGAGATGGAAGCAGCGGGGTCATGATTATACTGAATTCTCCCCGGCTTATCAGCCAGGTAGAGATAAGGTTGTACAGAAGGGAATCCGTTGAGATGATAAGGAAAATGGTGGAAGCCATGAATCTCGCGCCGGCCCGCTGTTATATTACGAATCTGGTCAAATGCGAGTCGTCGGACCGCCTGGTATCGCCGGGGCAGATGATGCAGAACTGCCTGTCTGTAATAAGTCAGGAAATGGCCGTCATCAATCCGAAGATTATTATTGTAATGGGAGAGATACAGCCGCTTCAGAAAATTGTTCACGGCAGTTCGGGTGTTTTCTGGTACACGATTGAACATCCCGTCACGCTGCTGAAGAATACGGAGTTGAAGAGAACTGCCTGGGCAACCCTGAAAAATGTGATGGGCAAAATACAGGAACTGGGCCTGTCTTAGCATGTTTGCCGATGTTTTAACGGGATATCCCCTGGAATCATCTTTTACCTATCGTATACCCCCGGGAATGAATGTGGAGCCGGGGAAAAGGGTAAAAGTAAATTTTGCCCGCAGGAATGTTATCGCCTTTGTCATACGGGTGCATGATGAGGAGCCCTCGGGATTTGAAATTAAGGATATACTGGAAGTCATTGACAGTGAATCCATTTTTAATGAACGCCTCGTCGATTTGTGCCGTTTCGTCGCATATACCTATATCTCTTCAGTGGGGGAGGCCGTTTCCATGGCCCTTCCTTCGGGACTGAAACCGTCAGCAAGATACAAGGTCCCTTTTACACGGCAGGAAACGGCGCCCATCGCCCTCACATCGGAACAGGAAAAAGTTTTTCAGGATATACTGTTATCCCGGGAGGAGAACAGGCTTCTGCACTGCATTTTCGGCATAACGGGAAGCGGGAAGACCGAGGTCTATATTGAGCTGGCAAAAAAAATGCTGGAGCAGGGCAGGTCTGTCATTTACCTGGTGCCGGAGATTTCTCTGTCCTCGCAGATTTATGAAAGACTTTTCCACGTCTTCGGTGATGACCTGGTGATTTACCACAGCCATCTTACGCCGAACCAGCGTCTTTTCAACTGGATGCGCTTTTACCGGGGCGAGGCGCGAGTTGTTATCGGGACACGTTCCGCCATATTTATGCAATGCCCGGACCTGGGCCTGATAATA encodes:
- a CDS encoding Fis family transcriptional regulator, whose translation is MARILIVDDEKNIITTISSILQDEGHTVYSSENSGDAVKFLGSNEVDLIILDVWLPDADGMNLLESAKKLYPETAVIMISGHGSIDIAVKATRMGAFDFLEKPPTLERVVTSVNNAVEQVRLRKENLKLRREFHIEDEMVGQSEKIIDIKKVIETAAKTNARVFITGESGTGKELIARAIYQRSRRSDKPFIKVNCAAIPDELIESELFGHEKGAFTGAVSRRLGKFELASNGTIFLDEVCDMSLSAQAKVLRVLQEQQFERVGGNETITVDVRVISGTNIDVRRAIEEGKFREDLYYRLNVIPIEAPTLLDRMEDVEVLMNYFLKKFSEEHGMGLKEISDEGLNVLRTHTWPGNVRELKNVIERLVVMVPGEVIGGDDIRKHMESYDYDDLVVNDISPLKKAREGFEKDYIMAALKKNGKNITGTARDLGIERTNLHRKIKQYNINIDKL